A single window of Pectobacterium parmentieri DNA harbors:
- a CDS encoding porin, which yields MASSSFLVILFLRPKNDINCLVLKIETTLANNIIYHTLNNSSFRQAASDSGDKSAGSRFERSQRTCNLKHDEYIKKEKDRMKIYTRNLLIVCAGFAPFLTQAETDGKTTFQYEHNWKTEARRHADSIKLIHKKTSGWSYEVKFSTSAGGTSNYDVAYDDMQGGSGGMVIGKDFKLSKAATLTPSFEFSIGNSTMMYQSGLKYGYRINSDWSTYGRYRYEYKKPSRSSRYSTISASDKYGHAGESYLSKSDTGRHRLDAGVTYSGLDKINLTYVFNYYIGDNTTKSYKYSKGEFTEREYAIYDNGKTDYEHQFKVQYKFNKQLTPYIEYDDINQSSTSSSRQGKIKVGFNYVF from the coding sequence ATGGCGTCATCATCATTCCTGGTGATTCTATTTTTACGTCCAAAAAATGACATCAACTGTCTGGTTTTAAAGATAGAGACTACACTCGCCAATAATATTATTTACCATACTCTAAATAATTCGAGTTTCAGGCAGGCGGCAAGTGATTCGGGTGACAAATCTGCCGGAAGCAGATTTGAACGCAGCCAACGCACATGCAACTTGAAGCATGACGAGTATATTAAAAAAGAGAAAGATAGAATGAAAATATACACACGTAACCTACTCATCGTTTGTGCCGGATTCGCGCCTTTTCTTACCCAGGCAGAAACCGACGGCAAAACCACCTTCCAATATGAACATAACTGGAAGACGGAAGCCCGCCGCCACGCAGACTCTATCAAGCTGATTCATAAGAAAACTAGCGGTTGGTCATACGAAGTCAAATTCAGTACATCAGCAGGCGGGACCAGCAACTACGACGTTGCCTATGACGATATGCAGGGCGGCTCTGGCGGCATGGTGATCGGCAAGGATTTCAAACTCAGCAAGGCCGCTACCTTAACGCCTAGCTTTGAATTTTCCATCGGCAATTCAACCATGATGTATCAGTCGGGGCTGAAATATGGCTATCGGATTAATAGTGATTGGTCCACCTATGGCCGCTACCGCTATGAATATAAAAAGCCTTCTCGTAGCTCGCGTTATTCGACCATTTCCGCATCTGACAAATATGGTCACGCAGGGGAATCTTATTTGTCAAAATCCGATACCGGACGCCACCGTTTAGATGCAGGAGTAACCTATTCCGGTTTGGATAAAATTAATCTGACTTACGTGTTTAACTACTATATCGGTGATAACACCACAAAATCGTATAAATACAGCAAGGGTGAATTTACGGAAAGAGAATATGCGATTTACGATAATGGGAAAACGGATTATGAACATCAGTTCAAAGTTCAATATAAGTTCAACAAACAGCTAACTCCTTACATTGAGTATGATGATATTAACCAATCCAGCACATCATCAAGCCGTCAGGGGAAAATCAAAGTTGGTTTCAACTACGTTTTCTAA